In Deinobacterium chartae, one genomic interval encodes:
- the hemC gene encoding hydroxymethylbilane synthase — protein MRQIIVGTRGSTLALAQTRWVVARLKEEWPETEFRIQTIQTRGDLETGALKGDKGFFTSEIERALKDKRIDIAVHSLKDLPTEDSEGLEVASIPRRVDARDALVGRPGMKSLADLPQGAVVGTSSTRRKAFLKSHRPDLVLKDLRGNVDTRLAALGRGEYDAIVVAAAGLIRMDLRNRIDEFLDVGIMLPAPGQGALALQTRSDDDLVIEVAYSINDPETDDRVTAERAFLNGLGAGCMAPVGALATITDGVLKLDGWVGAVDGSTIVTGSIEGDPDECEDLGAELAEDMLKQGAQELVAG, from the coding sequence ATGCGTCAGATCATTGTTGGCACCCGCGGCAGTACGCTGGCTCTGGCACAGACCCGCTGGGTGGTCGCGCGCCTCAAAGAAGAGTGGCCCGAGACCGAGTTCCGGATCCAGACCATCCAGACCCGCGGTGACCTCGAGACCGGCGCGCTGAAAGGCGACAAGGGCTTTTTCACCAGTGAGATCGAGCGCGCTCTGAAGGATAAACGCATCGATATCGCGGTGCACAGCCTCAAGGACCTCCCCACCGAGGACAGCGAGGGCCTCGAGGTGGCCTCGATTCCACGCCGGGTGGATGCCCGCGACGCGCTGGTCGGTCGTCCAGGCATGAAGAGCCTGGCAGATCTGCCGCAGGGAGCGGTGGTTGGAACGAGCAGCACCCGCCGTAAGGCCTTCTTGAAGTCTCACCGTCCGGACCTGGTTCTCAAGGACCTGCGCGGCAACGTGGATACGCGTCTGGCCGCGCTGGGGCGTGGTGAGTACGACGCCATCGTCGTGGCGGCGGCAGGGTTGATCCGCATGGACCTGCGCAATCGCATCGACGAGTTCCTGGACGTGGGCATCATGCTGCCCGCGCCCGGGCAGGGAGCTCTGGCCCTGCAGACCCGTTCGGACGACGACCTGGTGATCGAGGTGGCTTACTCGATCAACGACCCCGAAACCGACGACCGCGTGACCGCCGAGCGCGCTTTCCTCAACGGGCTGGGTGCCGGCTGCATGGCCCCGGTGGGCGCTCTGGCGACCATCACCGACGGCGTGCTGAAGCTCGACGGCTGGGTGGGCGCGGTGGACGGCAGCACCATCGTGACCGGTTCGATCGAGGGTGAC